In Carya illinoinensis cultivar Pawnee chromosome 16, C.illinoinensisPawnee_v1, whole genome shotgun sequence, a single window of DNA contains:
- the LOC122299509 gene encoding probable metal-nicotianamine transporter YSL5 isoform X1, with translation MGRNEVEDKVENVVDPEDEHNGDPGDKKLKQEVGEISVERLFEDQEVPSWRKQLTMRAFVVSFFLSILFTFIVMKLNLTTGIIPSLNVSAGLLGFFFVRTWTRLLQKSGLLKQPFTRQENTVIQTCVVASSGIAFSGGFGNYLLGMSESISKQSSNTHDFKNPSLGWIIGFLFVVSFLGLFSVVPLRRIMIIDFKLTYPSGTATAYLINSFHTPHGAKLAKKQVRALGKFFTFSFLWGFFQWFYHAGDNCGFLYFPSLGLEAYKYRFYFDFSTAYVGVGMICPYIINVSVLVGGILSWGLMWPLIENRKGDWYPANLKSDSMFGLQAYKVFIAIALILGDGLYNFLKVLSQTILGLSHQLLTKKLSSELPVANHSSPTSSQLSYDDKRRSQLFLKDQIPTWFAIGGYVAIAAISIGTLPHIFHQLKWYYILVIYIFAPALAFCNAYGCGLTDWSLASTYGNLAIFTIGAWAGASLGGVLVGLAACGVMMNIVSTASDLMQDFKTGYLTLASPRAMFVSQLIGTSMGCVIAPSVFWLFYNAFQDIGVPGSEYAAPNAIVFRNIAIVGVEGFSSLPKNCLLLCFVFFGAAILINLVRDRVDKKWSRYIPLPMAMAIPFYLGPYFAIDMCVGSLILFIWEKINKSKADAFGPAVASGLICGDGIWTLPASILALAGVKPPICMKFLSRGSNAEVDNFLKSLG, from the exons ATGGGTCGGAATGAGGTTGAGGACAAGGTGGAGAATGTTGTTGATCCGGAAGATGAACATAATGGTGATCCGGGGGACAAGAAGCTCAAACAAGAAGTAGGGGAGATATCGGTGGAGCGAttgtttgaagatcaagaggTTCCGTCATGGAGGAAGCAGCTGACCATGAGAGCCTTCGTGGTGAGCTTCTTCCTGAGCATACTGTTCACCTTTATAGTGATGAAGCTCAACCTCACCACAGGTATTATACCTTCCCTCAATGTCTCTGCTGGTCTCTTGGGGTTCTTCTTCGTCAGGACATGGACCAGGTTGCTTCAGAAATCTGGCTTGTTGAAGCAGCCTTTCACCCGGCAGGAAAATACTGTCATCCAGACCTGTGTTGTGGCTTCTTCTGGCATTGCCTTTAGTG GAGGCTTTGGAAATTACCTCTTAGGAATGAGTGAAAGCATTTCCAAACAATCATCAAATACTCATGATTTCAAAAACCCGTCATTAGGATGGATCATCGgctttctctttgttgtcaGCTTTCTAGGACTCTTCTCGGTGGTGCCTCTCCGAAGG ATTATGATCATAGACTTCAAACTGACGTATCCCAGCGGTACTGCCACTGCTTATCTCATCAACAGCTTCCACACTCCTCATGGAGCAAAATTAGCAAA GAAACAAGTGAGAGCGTTGGGAAAATTTTTCACCTTCAGCTTTTTATGGGGTTTCTTTCAATGGTTCTACCATGCTGGAGACAACTGTGGATTTTTATACTTCCCTTCATTAGGGCTCGAGGCATATAAGTATAG attttattttgatttctcCACAGCATATGTTGGCGTCGGAATGATTTGCCCCTATATCATAAATGTATCAGTGCTGGTGGGAGGGATTCTTTCTTGGGGTCTGATGTGGCCTCTCATAGAAAATAGGAAGGGTGACTGGTATCCTGCAAACCTCAAATCAGATAGCATGTTTGGTCTTCAAGCTTACAAG GTCTTTATTGCCATAGCCTTGATCCTGGGTGATGGTTTATATAACTTTCTCAAGGTTCTAAGTCAAACCATCTTAGGCTTGTCTCATCAGCTCCTGACCAAAAAATTGAGCTCTGAACTCCCTGTTGCAAACCATTCTTCACCTACGAGCTCTCAGCTCTCATATGATGACAAGCGTCGTAGCCAACTCTttctcaaagatcaaattccCACATGGTTTGCCATTGGAGGTTATGTTGCTATTGCTGCAATCTCTATAGGCACCCTTCCACATATCTTTCATCAACTCAAATGGTATTACATATTGGTCATCTATATATTTGCACCCGCATTGGCTTTCTGTAATGCTTATGGTTGTGGGCTTACTGATTGGTCCCTTGCATCCACCTATGGAAACCTGGCCATCTTTACCATCGGAGCATGGGCTGGTGCTTCACTTGGTGGAGTACTTGTAGGCCTAGCAGCTTGTGGAGTTATGATGAACATCGTCTCAACGGCCTCTGACCTAATGCAGGATTTTAAGACTGGTTACTTAACACTGGCTTCACCGCGTGCCATGTTTGTGAGTCAACTAATTGGCACATCAATGGGTTGTGTAATTGCGCCTTCTGTGTTTTGGCTCTTTTACAATGCTTTTCAAGACATTGGAGTTCCTGGAAGTGAATATGCTGCACCAAATGCTATTGTATTCCGTAACATCGCTATTGTGGGGGTCGAGGGCTTTTCAAGTCTACCAAAGAATTGCCTTCTCCTCTGTTTCGTGTTCTTTGGTGCAGCCATTCTGATAAATTTGGTAAGAGATAGAGTGGATAAGAAGTGGTCACGGTACATTCCACTTCCAATGGCAATGGCAATACCCTTCTACTTAGGACCATATTTTGCCATTGACATGtgtgttggaagcttaataCTGTTCATCTGGGAGAAGATAAACAAGAGCAAGGCAGATGCTTTTGGCCCTGCAGTAGCATCTGGTTTGATCTGTGGGGATGGGATATGGACTTTGCCTGCTTCTATCCTTGCTCTGGCTGGGGTCAAGCCACCGATTTGTATGAAATTCTTGTCACGAGGCAGTAATGCTGAGGTGGATAACTTCTTAAAATCACTGGGCTAA
- the LOC122299509 gene encoding probable metal-nicotianamine transporter YSL7 isoform X2 yields MIIDFKLTYPSGTATAYLINSFHTPHGAKLAKKQVRALGKFFTFSFLWGFFQWFYHAGDNCGFLYFPSLGLEAYKYRFYFDFSTAYVGVGMICPYIINVSVLVGGILSWGLMWPLIENRKGDWYPANLKSDSMFGLQAYKVFIAIALILGDGLYNFLKVLSQTILGLSHQLLTKKLSSELPVANHSSPTSSQLSYDDKRRSQLFLKDQIPTWFAIGGYVAIAAISIGTLPHIFHQLKWYYILVIYIFAPALAFCNAYGCGLTDWSLASTYGNLAIFTIGAWAGASLGGVLVGLAACGVMMNIVSTASDLMQDFKTGYLTLASPRAMFVSQLIGTSMGCVIAPSVFWLFYNAFQDIGVPGSEYAAPNAIVFRNIAIVGVEGFSSLPKNCLLLCFVFFGAAILINLVRDRVDKKWSRYIPLPMAMAIPFYLGPYFAIDMCVGSLILFIWEKINKSKADAFGPAVASGLICGDGIWTLPASILALAGVKPPICMKFLSRGSNAEVDNFLKSLG; encoded by the exons ATGATCATAGACTTCAAACTGACGTATCCCAGCGGTACTGCCACTGCTTATCTCATCAACAGCTTCCACACTCCTCATGGAGCAAAATTAGCAAA GAAACAAGTGAGAGCGTTGGGAAAATTTTTCACCTTCAGCTTTTTATGGGGTTTCTTTCAATGGTTCTACCATGCTGGAGACAACTGTGGATTTTTATACTTCCCTTCATTAGGGCTCGAGGCATATAAGTATAG attttattttgatttctcCACAGCATATGTTGGCGTCGGAATGATTTGCCCCTATATCATAAATGTATCAGTGCTGGTGGGAGGGATTCTTTCTTGGGGTCTGATGTGGCCTCTCATAGAAAATAGGAAGGGTGACTGGTATCCTGCAAACCTCAAATCAGATAGCATGTTTGGTCTTCAAGCTTACAAG GTCTTTATTGCCATAGCCTTGATCCTGGGTGATGGTTTATATAACTTTCTCAAGGTTCTAAGTCAAACCATCTTAGGCTTGTCTCATCAGCTCCTGACCAAAAAATTGAGCTCTGAACTCCCTGTTGCAAACCATTCTTCACCTACGAGCTCTCAGCTCTCATATGATGACAAGCGTCGTAGCCAACTCTttctcaaagatcaaattccCACATGGTTTGCCATTGGAGGTTATGTTGCTATTGCTGCAATCTCTATAGGCACCCTTCCACATATCTTTCATCAACTCAAATGGTATTACATATTGGTCATCTATATATTTGCACCCGCATTGGCTTTCTGTAATGCTTATGGTTGTGGGCTTACTGATTGGTCCCTTGCATCCACCTATGGAAACCTGGCCATCTTTACCATCGGAGCATGGGCTGGTGCTTCACTTGGTGGAGTACTTGTAGGCCTAGCAGCTTGTGGAGTTATGATGAACATCGTCTCAACGGCCTCTGACCTAATGCAGGATTTTAAGACTGGTTACTTAACACTGGCTTCACCGCGTGCCATGTTTGTGAGTCAACTAATTGGCACATCAATGGGTTGTGTAATTGCGCCTTCTGTGTTTTGGCTCTTTTACAATGCTTTTCAAGACATTGGAGTTCCTGGAAGTGAATATGCTGCACCAAATGCTATTGTATTCCGTAACATCGCTATTGTGGGGGTCGAGGGCTTTTCAAGTCTACCAAAGAATTGCCTTCTCCTCTGTTTCGTGTTCTTTGGTGCAGCCATTCTGATAAATTTGGTAAGAGATAGAGTGGATAAGAAGTGGTCACGGTACATTCCACTTCCAATGGCAATGGCAATACCCTTCTACTTAGGACCATATTTTGCCATTGACATGtgtgttggaagcttaataCTGTTCATCTGGGAGAAGATAAACAAGAGCAAGGCAGATGCTTTTGGCCCTGCAGTAGCATCTGGTTTGATCTGTGGGGATGGGATATGGACTTTGCCTGCTTCTATCCTTGCTCTGGCTGGGGTCAAGCCACCGATTTGTATGAAATTCTTGTCACGAGGCAGTAATGCTGAGGTGGATAACTTCTTAAAATCACTGGGCTAA
- the LOC122299509 gene encoding probable metal-nicotianamine transporter YSL5 isoform X3: protein MICPYIINVSVLVGGILSWGLMWPLIENRKGDWYPANLKSDSMFGLQAYKVFIAIALILGDGLYNFLKVLSQTILGLSHQLLTKKLSSELPVANHSSPTSSQLSYDDKRRSQLFLKDQIPTWFAIGGYVAIAAISIGTLPHIFHQLKWYYILVIYIFAPALAFCNAYGCGLTDWSLASTYGNLAIFTIGAWAGASLGGVLVGLAACGVMMNIVSTASDLMQDFKTGYLTLASPRAMFVSQLIGTSMGCVIAPSVFWLFYNAFQDIGVPGSEYAAPNAIVFRNIAIVGVEGFSSLPKNCLLLCFVFFGAAILINLVRDRVDKKWSRYIPLPMAMAIPFYLGPYFAIDMCVGSLILFIWEKINKSKADAFGPAVASGLICGDGIWTLPASILALAGVKPPICMKFLSRGSNAEVDNFLKSLG, encoded by the exons ATGATTTGCCCCTATATCATAAATGTATCAGTGCTGGTGGGAGGGATTCTTTCTTGGGGTCTGATGTGGCCTCTCATAGAAAATAGGAAGGGTGACTGGTATCCTGCAAACCTCAAATCAGATAGCATGTTTGGTCTTCAAGCTTACAAG GTCTTTATTGCCATAGCCTTGATCCTGGGTGATGGTTTATATAACTTTCTCAAGGTTCTAAGTCAAACCATCTTAGGCTTGTCTCATCAGCTCCTGACCAAAAAATTGAGCTCTGAACTCCCTGTTGCAAACCATTCTTCACCTACGAGCTCTCAGCTCTCATATGATGACAAGCGTCGTAGCCAACTCTttctcaaagatcaaattccCACATGGTTTGCCATTGGAGGTTATGTTGCTATTGCTGCAATCTCTATAGGCACCCTTCCACATATCTTTCATCAACTCAAATGGTATTACATATTGGTCATCTATATATTTGCACCCGCATTGGCTTTCTGTAATGCTTATGGTTGTGGGCTTACTGATTGGTCCCTTGCATCCACCTATGGAAACCTGGCCATCTTTACCATCGGAGCATGGGCTGGTGCTTCACTTGGTGGAGTACTTGTAGGCCTAGCAGCTTGTGGAGTTATGATGAACATCGTCTCAACGGCCTCTGACCTAATGCAGGATTTTAAGACTGGTTACTTAACACTGGCTTCACCGCGTGCCATGTTTGTGAGTCAACTAATTGGCACATCAATGGGTTGTGTAATTGCGCCTTCTGTGTTTTGGCTCTTTTACAATGCTTTTCAAGACATTGGAGTTCCTGGAAGTGAATATGCTGCACCAAATGCTATTGTATTCCGTAACATCGCTATTGTGGGGGTCGAGGGCTTTTCAAGTCTACCAAAGAATTGCCTTCTCCTCTGTTTCGTGTTCTTTGGTGCAGCCATTCTGATAAATTTGGTAAGAGATAGAGTGGATAAGAAGTGGTCACGGTACATTCCACTTCCAATGGCAATGGCAATACCCTTCTACTTAGGACCATATTTTGCCATTGACATGtgtgttggaagcttaataCTGTTCATCTGGGAGAAGATAAACAAGAGCAAGGCAGATGCTTTTGGCCCTGCAGTAGCATCTGGTTTGATCTGTGGGGATGGGATATGGACTTTGCCTGCTTCTATCCTTGCTCTGGCTGGGGTCAAGCCACCGATTTGTATGAAATTCTTGTCACGAGGCAGTAATGCTGAGGTGGATAACTTCTTAAAATCACTGGGCTAA